A DNA window from Helianthus annuus cultivar XRQ/B chromosome 15, HanXRQr2.0-SUNRISE, whole genome shotgun sequence contains the following coding sequences:
- the LOC110913410 gene encoding monothiol glutaredoxin-S1: MGIKLYTIQPLYIHSETPKALIIIHIKMTTVASLLSENPVVVFSKTTCFISHSIVELIRKFGANPMIYELDELPSGSRIERELIEFGCNPSVPAVFIGKKLIGGANELISLNLQSKLRPLLINANAIWM; the protein is encoded by the coding sequence ATGGGGATCAAACTATACACAATCCAACCTTTGTACATTCATAGTGAAACTCCAAAAGCCTTAATCATCATACATATAAAGATGACCACGGTGGCAAGTCTGTTGTCTGAGAATCCAGTTGTGGTATTCAGCAAAACAACATGTTTTATAAGCCACTCGATCGTAGAACTCATTAGAAAATTCGGGGCTAACCCTATGATATATGAGCTTGATGAGCTTCCTAGTGGGAGTAGAATAGAAAGAGAGTTAATAGAGTTTGGATGCAACCCTAGTGTGCCTGCTGTGTTCATAGGGAAGAAGCTTATTGGTGGTGCTAATGAGCTGATCAGCCTCAATTTGCAAAGCAAGCTTAGACCACTACTCATCAATGCTAATGCTATATGGATGTAG